From Chloroflexota bacterium:
CAATATGTCCGAAGGGCGGTTCTTCTTGGGGCTTGGTGCGAGCGGCAAACTGGTCATCGAAGATTTTCATGGCGAGCAGTTCCACAAGCCGCTGACGCGAATGCGCGAGTACATCAGCATAATCCGCAAGGCGGCGGCGGGCGAGCGGCTCGACCACAACGGCGAGTTCTTCAAGATCAGCCGCTTTCACATACGATTCAAGCCTTATCGCTCTCACTTGCCCATCTACATAGCGTCCTTGACGCCGGCGAGTCTTCGACTGACCGGCGAAATCGCAGACGGCTGGCTGCCGATATTCCTAGCGCCCACACGAATGCAGCCGCTGATAGACGACATCGAAAAGGGCGCGCAAGCGGCGGGCAGGACGATGAGCGACATCGCAATCTGCCCGCAGGTGTCCATCTATGTTACCGACGACATAGACGAGGCGCGGCGGCGAGAGCGTCCGCATATCGCCTTCTACATCGGCGGCATGGGCGTCTTCTATTACCAGTACATGCACCGCATCGGTTTCGGAGCGCAGGCGAACGAAATACGCCAGGCGTACCTGAACAGAGAGCGGGATGTCGCGGCGACGCTGGTAAGCAACGAGATGGTGGACGCGATGACCATCATGGGAACGCCGGAGCAGTGCAAAGAGCAGATGCAACAATTCGTCCACGCCGGCGTGGACGAAATCCGCCTAGTGTTCAACGAACCGGACGCCGATGCGCAGATGGCCGCGATGAAAGCGGTGGCGCCGGGGGGATAGCCGTCTAGCAGGAATAAGAAGCAGGGAATAACAGGCGGCAGGCAGCGGCGCGCTCATTCGCCACACTCATTCGCCGCGATATTCCGGTGCGCGCCGTTCCAAAAAGGACGCGATGCCTTCCGACCTGTCCGCCGTAGATTGCAAAATGACCGTCAAATCCGCTTCAAGCCCAAGCCCTTGCGCCAGCGTCATATCCGCGCCTTTGAGCAGAGTTTCTTTGAGATAGCGAGCGGCTATTGGGGCGTAGGACGCAATGGTTGCTGCCAGCGAATATGTGTAGCCGCTGGCATCTTCGCGCGCTGCCGTATGGTTCAGCAAGCCGTATTCAAGCGCCTCTTCTGCAGACAACAGGCGCGAAGTGAGGATCATCGCCGTGGCGCGGCTTTGTCCTACGATACGCGGCAGACGCTGCGTGCCGCCGTCCCAAGGGATGACGCCGGCGGACAAGTGCGTCAGACCGAGGCGCGCGTCCGACGCCGCCACGCGCAGATCGCACGCAAGCGCAATCTCCAAACCTTGGTCCATCGCGGCGCCGTTGATTAGCGCGATTGTGGGCTTTTCGATGGCGGCGACGGCATCGCTCACTCGCAGGCGATCCAAATCGTCCGGCGTTGGATCTTCGCCCGCGAAATCCGTGCCGGCGCAGAATGCATCGCCCGCGCCTGTAATGACGCACACGCGCACGTCGTCGTCCTGTCGCACTTGCTCGCAAGCGTCGCGCAGCAAATGCGCCGCCGTTTCGTCTATGGCGTTGCCCGCGCCAGGGCGGTCCAAGGTGATGGTGGCGATGTGGTTGTCTAGTGTGAGTCGCATCTTTTGTCCGAGTCTGTGGGAATTCGTTCTTGCCTGCCAGTATGCCTTTATCTATCAAGAGAAAAGGGATTTGTCCTTCCCATCCTATCTATCGATGTTAGCTTCTTACTCTTCGGCGACGACTATGCCAAAGCGCTCGAAGAGCAGCGTGTCAGCTTGCTGCCGGGACATTATCGCGCCCTTCAGGCTTGCGACTTCCAATCCGGAGCCGGAGATGTACGCGCCGCGCAGGTCGGCACGGTCGAAGCGTGTCTGTTCGCTGACGACTACGCCGGTCAGGTGGCAGCCCTCGAATGTTGCGCCGCTGAAATCTGTGCCGGTCAGATCGGTCTCGGTGAAGTTGACGCCCTTAATCTTACCGTCCGCGAACTTTTTGAAGCGCAGTGTCGCCATGCTGAAGTCGGCTTTGTCTATCGTCACGCCCTCCATGCGCGTCCGGCTGAAATCCACCGTGCGGAAGCGCGATCCCGACAGGTCTGCCCCGAACAGGTTCGCCCCATCGAGATTGCACAGCGTCATGTCGCAATTCTCGATGCGGCTGAGGTTAAGCCTTGCGTCTCTAAATCTTGCCGAGTTGAACAGGCTGTCGCGCAGCGTCGCCTCGCGAATGTCCGCCTTGTCGAAGCGAGCATCCTGCAACCGGCAGTTCTCGATGGTAAGGTCGTCGCACGCCAGATTGAAGAAGTTGACGCGCCGAAGGGAACACTCCTCGAAGCGTAATTCCTCCGCCTCGCAGTCCGGCAGTTCGGCATTGTCGAACACGCAGCGCAGAAATGCGGTGGACTCTCGCAGCAGATCGAGCAGCTGCTCGGCGTCGTATATGGTGAGGTCTTCGTGTGGATTCATTTTATCGGTACTATGCGTGTCGGTTTGTTATTGACGCAGTGTACAAAACGGCAATTCAGTATCCAAGAAGCATACAGCCCCCCAATAAATAATAAACAGCCGATAAAAGCAGAACAGACACTAATTGACGACGGCGTCAAACGCAATCTGACAAATCCTTACAGGTATCAGTAGAAGTACCATCAGAAGTACCATCATCAGAATAAGCAAAACTATCTTCTCCGGAGTTCCAAGGTCAAA
This genomic window contains:
- a CDS encoding LLM class flavin-dependent oxidoreductase produces the protein MKVGISNLRAPGASWRNTLRTAKLAEELGYSCITMGEAWGEDAFTSLAQIAAVTERIRIGTSIVPVFARTPSNIAMTALNMDNMSEGRFFLGLGASGKLVIEDFHGEQFHKPLTRMREYISIIRKAAAGERLDHNGEFFKISRFHIRFKPYRSHLPIYIASLTPASLRLTGEIADGWLPIFLAPTRMQPLIDDIEKGAQAAGRTMSDIAICPQVSIYVTDDIDEARRRERPHIAFYIGGMGVFYYQYMHRIGFGAQANEIRQAYLNRERDVAATLVSNEMVDAMTIMGTPEQCKEQMQQFVHAGVDEIRLVFNEPDADAQMAAMKAVAPGG
- a CDS encoding pentapeptide repeat-containing protein is translated as MNPHEDLTIYDAEQLLDLLRESTAFLRCVFDNAELPDCEAEELRFEECSLRRVNFFNLACDDLTIENCRLQDARFDKADIREATLRDSLFNSARFRDARLNLSRIENCDMTLCNLDGANLFGADLSGSRFRTVDFSRTRMEGVTIDKADFSMATLRFKKFADGKIKGVNFTETDLTGTDFSGATFEGCHLTGVVVSEQTRFDRADLRGAYISGSGLEVASLKGAIMSRQQADTLLFERFGIVVAEE